The window CCACTATCCCAAAAAATCCAAACTCCACTTAAGAAATAAATTAAATCTTACAAATCAAGATTTGACCAACAACACACATCATCAGGCATCTCAAATGTCCAAATACTTCAAATCATATATTGCAATAAAAGAGATTTGAACTTAATAGCAAGAGCTGAGACAAAATGATAGCCGAGTAGAAAATTGCCGGTAATAGCTTAGAATCTAAAAATGCCCTTTTTGGATGAGAAATACATAGAAACAAAATATAAGCATATCTATGAATACCTTAAATAAGTAATCACTTTGCCTCTTCGTCTACGTCTTCGTTCTTCTTGTTCTCTACAGATCCACAGAGACACTTCATTGGCGGGATTTGAGGAGATAAATTATTCTAATGTAGTTAGAATCAGTTAGGGTTTTGTATATTCTGATTGATTGCAAAATTGAGTGGTGGGTGAGTGAGAGAAAGAGAAGGGTGAGGGTGTCAATTAGGGTTTTGATGGACTTAAACCCTAGTTTTTTGTTGATGAGAGGCATGTTCTACTAAAGTTTTGAGATGAATGAAGTCATGGCTAAATTCTTTAGTGATGGGTCCTAGCGACAAGTGAATGAAAGATCAAAAGAGGAATACAAAAATAAGCGAGGGAATTGAGAAGAGGGAAATAAAAATTATAGAGCAAAAAAGTACATGTTGCAATAGATAAGTTTTACCAAATACGCTTTGCATTAGAGTAATTTATGGGACGGTTACAAACACTGTTGCAATAGACATACCTATGCAACGGATCTCAACTAAAGTGTTTCATTAGAGCCAAATATATTATGCAACGGTCGAAACCATTGCCATAGGTGTTATGTTGGAACGGTTTTATAACCGTTGCAAAAAAAAAAGCGTTGTAGTAGACTAGATTTTTGTAGTGAAAGAAGTAATCAATTAggagaaaatagggttttgataggatagatgcaagataattgtttggaatctaactctagataattcacgtctaatattcaagtgagtctctcgaattcaattgattattagttcaaacgtttagtagaaactcctctctcgattaagtttcaacctcacaagatgaactaagttaagctcggtgaagatatgcaagaattagtaatggattggtctttaggagaacctcacTTGATTATACTCCTAATTAGGTTTAAttaacaattcaactagcctctttccattactaagaaaaattaatgaattcaaccaacaaaatagaATGCAAAGACATCACAAGTTACGCCTCTCTCGATTATgttaacaagtgaatatagatgcaacgattaaaatatccaaaacgattcaatacataaactagagttataatccataaataagtatcaatacaccaaaatccatcaaaccctaaagagaactactccatagatatggagcaattcatcacaaatacgtttaagttaaaggaaacaTAAAACGATCTAAagtcttgtcttgagtgaggattgaatgatgaaatccttgttcTTTTacttctccacctcctccttcGCTTCCTTCagtctaagatgtgtcaaaaaAGTCCACAAAATAACATTTTGtgtgtatttatactaagtagggtcgggcccaaatgaaACCACATCCTTCTAGTCGAGATGGGATTGTAGCTCCATAAAAAATGCACAGGCACGCCGCATGGGGCAACGCGCCACGCGGAGTAGCAGTGGAGTCTATCAAGGAGTGTACACTTTGAACCTCTCAAAAGTTAAAATCAACTATATatgcaagtcataatgcatcatatgaagctattcaatgTCTCAAAACGCCGAATGAAATGCTAAAGttcaaaacgaccaatcgggttGTTATACATCATGAACAATTGACTAAACCTAAACAACTAGAGAATTCCAGCATCTTCGTCTTCTAGAATATGTTCTTTAGTTAAGCAGCTTGAATCTCTAAAAGAACGTTCTTGTTATGAGTTGCTATTCGCcttgaataaattctgtgttTACGCGAAATAGTAGTAGTCTTGAATATCAACAATATGGCATTTTATATAGGAGTGATATTAGCCAAAATTATTTTCCAAGTTTAGCTCCAAAACCTAAAGTAACTCGGTCACCTTCTTaaggaaaaaaaatcctaaaagGATTTTGTTTTGATTCCCGTAACAAACTTCTTCGCGCGTCTTCCTTCCTATGTAAGTCTTCCCGTAATTGATCTTTCATGTCGAACATAAATTCGTTTAgccaatattttccttttagaCGAAAATATCATTGGCATAATAGCCTAGGAGACACTTGTACTTGTTCCGGTTTGTCATCCCAGTCCCTGCACTCCATAAACTTTCATCTAGACACTTCAACTTAATCAAAACAAGACTTTTAAACACCTCCGGAATCGCGTGATGCTCACTTGCTTGACGTGGATGACAAATCAACATCCACATCAGATTCTATgccaaaataatattatttaacaaaattttaattacataaacaaaaaataatataaaaaagcaaaaaattaaaattaaaaaacccCTTCTCCCTTCTTCAAACTCACCCACTCAACCTTCTAAAAGAATAACCCACCTGTCATGGCTTCTCCACCATGAGTACCACTACTTCCTTCACTCCTCTTTTAAAGAAAGTTAGTTATCCATGCAAAATACATGAGCAGAGAATTAAGTCTTTTGAATTTTGACTTAATTTCTACACCAATTTGAAAGGGCTGTGaaaaaatttgaaagctaaaaccaCTGGAAAAAATGGAGGAGTCATATAGAAGGGGAAGATGACATAATAGAAGAGGAAATACACACCAAGGAAAAAATCTAATGAAAGAAGGgatgaagaaaaagggaaaaggaagGGATCTAAAGAAGAAGACGAGGAGAAGAGCCGCGTGGGTGGGGGGGGGAGAGAACGAAGGGGGAAGGGactgaagaagaagagggagggggGAAGAGCGAAGGGGGAAGGGATTGAAGAAAAGAGGGGGAGAGAGGGCAGAACGAAAGGGGGAAAgggctgaagaagaagaagaagaagaagaagaagaagaagaagaagaagaagagagaggggCAGAACGAAGGGGGAGTCACTactagtattttttatttatttatttattaatttttatttttttaataaagaaaaatcaTCAACTCATGCACCTAATGTGCGTGTAAATTACTTATTTTGTCCACTTCAGCCATATCAATGCTACATAAGCTCGGTCAATGGTCAGAAGGGTTTAAAAGTCTTGTTTTGATTAAGTTGAAGTATCTAGATAAAACTTTATGGAACGTAGAGACCGAGATGACAAACCAAAACAAGTACAAGTATCTCCCAGGCTATTCTGCCAATATCATTCTATTATTAGCcgagatttttttttcaaatcaaatTGCACTAGGAGACGTCCTTCAACTTCAGATCAACAGTTTTCAAGCAACCTAGTTCTTTTGTAAATGTTTGTTAATCATTAAAATGAATTCATTTCATCTCAACAACAAAAATTTGATATGTAAAAAGCTCCAATGATGAAGAGGGTTTGTAGTCTCATGGCACCAGTTAATTAGCGTACAGGAGGTACAGTGGCTCGCAACTGAAATTGATGACGGTAAAAAGGGAGAAGCCGGCTTATGGTTGATTGAAGTGCAATAGAGATGGGGCATTGAAAGGGAACAACGTAACTAcctttataattaaaaattaatgtAGCTGGGAAGGCCAATATGAGCCTATTTCGTTGACAATTCGTAATTCTTAATTCATTAAATTTTGTGGTTTcataagatataataaaataACGATAACACGGAATCGATGATATTGTTAATAGACCAGATAATTTCCTCCATTGACTTTATTATCCTTTTCACAACGGGGACGATATATCTTCCAAACAATTGTACGAAAATATAAATCAAAGTTTATACATTGCAAACCAAACATAGTACATTCTATTAAAATGCAGATCTCATAATTTATTAGCACAACAAAGAAACTTTTGGTACCTAATCCATATGTCACACAACTTAAAAATAGATACCCTTATGGGCGTACTGACTAATTTTTAAAAGCCATTTGCCGTATATCCTCCATCAGCAAATATGACCTGGCCTGTGACGTATGAAGCAGCGGGGAAGCAAAGGAATGCCACAATAGATGAAATCTCATTAGGCTTTCCTGGTCGGCCCAATGGAGTTCGAACAATACACTTGTCAACTTGTTCCTTTTGCACAGGATTTTTCTGCAGTGGAAGTTTTATGATAAACTTGGTTAATTCTTTTACATACAATAATATTGACAACAAATTTTCGAACAAAAGACCTCATGAAGTTGGATTTCTCATTGAATTACTATAATCTATTTTCATGCTTATGTAAAAATCCGCAGAAACGAAGAGACGCAATAAGGCAATTAACTTACAATTGCTGCTTCTATGAGAGGGGTTGCGATGATTGCTGGTGCAACTGCATTAACACGAATATTATCCTTAGCCCATTCGCATGCCAAGTTTTTTGTCATTTGATTCATTGCAGCTACGCCGTGGGAAAGAGAAAATCAATAAGTCATATATGCATAACATATAAACactccttttttctttctctctttcttttttctatatGTCTAGTCAAACATAAAATTTCTGACAGTTAGAAGTCATGAAACACTATACATGTTCCTCCCAAATTCTTACTCAATAGATTTTAATCCGGGAAAAATTTGTTTGAGGGTCAACAAAGTAACTATGGTAATCTTCCATCAAATGGACCCTTAatgtaaaattaaaaaataaaagaaaaaaattgaccCTTAAAACCACGAAAAATATTACTACTTAATTAGGCAAGATCGCGAAATGATAGTTTATTTATTAGGGCCCCTCAACGAAATTAGTGGTTTAAACCTAAACCTTAATAAGAGGCATTAAAGTTTTTTAATAGATTATATGTTTTTATCTCAATCTTTATTATAGCATTGACATTTGGGTTGTCATGTATGCACCAACAAACCACTAGTCTGCTACCTCTGATCACCAGCATAAGTGGATACGTAATTCAGCTCGCCAAGCttaattaggtaatattttaAGAAACATTCAAGGTTAAGATAATGACTTTTCAAATTCTCATCAATTGATCTCAAAATTTTTATCATTAACTATAGTATTTTATAACAATAGTTGCTTGTAAATAATCTTTAGATAACGTTGAAGTGAAAAAATGACTTGGTactaaaaagatttaaaaaaatgATCAACTCTATGATAGAAAACTGATCAGAGAAGGATGTAGATTTATAAGTGAAAAATAGAGCAGAGAAAAAGGCAATAGACATGAAGAAGAAATTGCTTGACTGATTGACTACAATGCTGCAACTGCAGTCTTTTTATAACAAAAAAACATAGTAAACTTAATCTAAAAATTAGGAACTACCCCACAAAATTTTCTCCTAAAAACTAGATAACAAAAACCACGTTAAACTACTTCCTAAGGACTAGGACAAACCTAAAAGTAGGAGTTTTATTTACCCCTTAAACTGAAAGCTTTCGAGCTTCAGGTTATcttcaatttcttgagttcttccatGGTGCAAAGTCCCAACAATCTTCtcaaattttggaaagaaagtaacTTGAGCGGTTTAGTGAAAATATCCGCCAGCTGGTCTTCACTCCGGCAATATGCTAGCTCTATTGTTCCTTCATTGTTGAGTACTTCACGTCAATGTGTTTGCTTCTTCCATGTAGCACCGGATTCTTTGACAACTTGATGGAAGAGTTGTTGACACAGAAAATTGTAGTTGCTTTTTCTTGTTTGAATTTCAGTTCTTCAAGAATTCTCCTTAACCAAACAGCTTGACAAGCACAAGTTGTAGCAGCAACAAATTCAGCTTCGGTACTTGACAAAGTGACAATTGATTGCTTCTTAGAAGACCACGAAACAGCCCCTGTACCTAACATAAAAACATAACATGAAATGCTCCTTCTATCGTCTTGATCTCTTGCATAATCACTGTCAGTAAAACCaatcaaatcagatttttcaccCTTCTTGTAGAACAAAACAAAATCCTTAGTTCCCTGTAAGTAGCGAAGGATTCTCTTAGCAGCTAGCAGGTGAATTTCAGTTGGGCTCTCCATATATCTGCTTATGAGACTTACAACATACATGATGTCCGGCCTTATAGTAGTAAGATACATCAAACTACCTACAATTTGCTTGTAGAATATGTTGTCCACCTTCTTTTCGCTTCCAACTTTGCATAGCTTCAAGCCAAACTCAACTGGAGTGGTGGCGAGATTGCAATTCTGCATCTTGAACCTGTCCAAAATTTCTCGTACATACTTCTTTTGGGAAACAAATATTCCATCATCAGATTGTACTACTTCTAATCCAAGAAAGTAATGCATCTTACCAAGATCGAACATTTCAAACTCATCCATCATAGACTTCTTGAAATCGGCAAACATGATACTATCATTCCCAGTAAATATAAGATCATTGACATATAAACACACAATGAGTATTTTTCCATATTATCCAATTTTAACAAAAAGAAAGTGTTCATATGGACATTTCAGAAAACCAACTTTTAGAAAGTAAGCCTCAATACGACTATACCAAGCTCGCGgagcttgttttagtccgtaaagagccTTTTCAACTTGTACACCTTATgctcattttcaatttttatataacCAGGAGGTTGCTCTACAAACACCTATTCTTCCAAGTGCCCATACAAAAATGCCGATTTGACATCTAATTGGAAAATAGGCCAAGAATTCTGTGCCGCTAATGCAATCACCAATCTGATTATATCGTGTCTTGCAACCGGAGCAAATACTTCTGTGTAGTCAATTCCATATTCTTGTTTGTATCCTTTAGCCACTAAGCGTGCCTTATACTTGTCAACTTCACCATCTTCTTTCAGCTTTGTCTTGAATACCCACTTCACACCAATAGTTTGTGCCCTTTTGGAAGATCTGATAGCTCTCAGGTGCCATTTCTTTCAATGGCATCAATTTCGTCATCCATAGCTTTCCTCCATTTCTCCTCTTTGATAGCATTTTCAAAATTTGTAGGATCACTATCTGCAAACAATGCAAAGTAGGAAAAATCATCTTCATTTGCATCAATTCCTGTTACTTCATATTCCATCATCCACACGGGCCTTTTGTGAGCACGACGAAGAGACTCATCTGGTGCATCAATTTCTTCCAAAGCTGAGGGTGAAGTTTCAGCAGCTGCTGGATTAGAATTTTCAGAATTTTCGGGTATTATTGATGCTTCTTCGACTTCATAATCAATTAAGTTTGGAATAGACTACTGCATATTCCAATCCCAAGAGTTTtcttcatcaaaaataacatctcTGCTAGTCACAGCCTTCTTTGTCAATGGATTGAACAACTGGTACGCCTTGGATGCCTCGCTAACACCAAGAAAGACACACTTCTCGCTTTTGTCATCAAGATTCTTCCTCTTCTCGTCTGGGATATGTGCATAGCCAACGCaaccaaaaattttaaaatgatCTACAGCAGGTTTCCTTCCACTCCAAGCCTCCTCTAGAGTCATAACAAATGTTGGACTTCTATTCAAAATATGAATACTCCAATTTACTGCTTCTGGCCAAAATGTCTTTGGAACTTTTCCTCGAGCTAGCAAGCTTCGAACCATGTTGAGAATGGTTCTATTCTTCCTCTCTgatacaccattttgttgtggtgtatacGCCGTTGTGAGCTCTTTTCGAATGCCATGAGTCCCACAAAATTCTTCAAATCCCTTAGAGCAATATTCGCCTCCACGTTCTGTTCGGAAACTCTTGATGGTCTTTCCTGTCTCATTCTCCACATTAGCTTTGAAGCTTTTAAATACATTAAAAGCCTCTGATTTTTTTCGCCGAAAATACACCCAAGTCTTTCTAGAATAATCGTCAATGAAGGTAATAAATACATTTTGTCTCCATTAGAGATTGGTCTTATTGGCCCACATATGTTAGAGTGAACCAACTCCAAAACATGATTTGCTCGCCATGATTTGCCTTTCGGGAATTGAGATCGGTGTTGTTTGTCAACAACACATTCTTCACAAATTTGAGAAGGAGCAGTAATTTGAGGAAGACCTGTGACCATGTTCTTCTCTAGAAGTGTCTTCAATCCTCCAAAACTCAAATAACCATACGAAAATGCTACAACCATGAGGGATCCTTTACTTTCGTCATCAAACAAGATTGGATACTATCAATCTTTATCGGAAATAATCTGTTGGAACTCATCTGAACTATTGATATAGCTCCTCTCACAGAGTCATAAATTTGACACTCACCCTTCTTAATAGTGATGACATAACCTTTCTCTTGCAACTGACCAACACTCAGTAAGCTGCTTTTCAAATCAGGAACATATAACACATTAGAGATTGTTTCCACAAAATcattcttggttttgatcttgATGTCACCTTTTTCCGTTGCATCCACAGTAGAACAATCACCAAAACTAACTTTAGAATGGAAGCCTTCATTTAAGTAAGAAAAGCAAGACTTACTTCCAGTCATGTGATTAGTGCAGCCTGTGTCTAAATACCAAACATCTCGCtcggtttccttcactacttgaATTGACACCTACAAGGTCTCACTTTCCTTGTTCTCTGCGTAATTGGACTTCTCTTCCTTTTCATTGTCATTAGGCAGCCTAGTATAACATTCAGATGCGTAATGACCAAATTTATGACATCTATAGCACTCTATCTTGGATTTGTCATAATCTCGACCTCTGCCTTTGCCTTGAGATTGATCATTATTTGCTTTGAAATTCCTACAGGAATCTCTACCTCTACGATctcctctacctctgcctcgacttcgacctctacctctaccccTTCCTCTGGAATTGGAAGAAGAAATAAAAGTAGAAGCCTTCAAAGCCTGCTCAACGGAAGTTGAACTACGGTTCATCTTCTGCTCATGCACCAATAAGGAGCTCTGCAATTCGTCAAGTGATAAGACATCTATGTCTTTTGACTCCTGAATAGAGCAAGCGACATAATCATACTTTGGTGTCAGAGAGCACAATATCTTTTCCACTATTACGACATCGCCCATGTTCTCACCATGGAATCGCATCTTGTTGCATATATCTAGCACAATAGTTGGTGACATATTCCCCTTCCTTCATTTGCAAGGTTTCGAAGTCCCTCCTCAAGGCTTGTAGCTGTGCTCACTTCACTCTTGTAGAGCTTTGATACTTTTTCTTCATGGAATCTCATATATCCTAGGAAGTTTCTTTGCAAAGAATGGTTTTCAAGATAGGACGCTCAATAGCCTGAAAGAGATAATTTTTTgcctttaaatctttcaactttctTGCTTCAAACTCAGTCTTTTGAGCATCCGTCAAAGTTTCGCCTACTGCTGGCGCTTTAATGTCGTCTTCAACAATTGGCCAATACTCTTTTTACCGTAAGAAATTCTCCATCAGCATACTCCAATGGTCATAGTGACCATCAAAACGGGGAATAGCTGCTTGCACAAAATTGCTCTCTGAAGCCATAGATGAAgaacaatatttttgtttttggataAACTCTCTCTCTTACGGGTTTATCTTTTTTCTGGATCTAACCTTGCTCTGGATACCCACTGATAGAAAACTGATCAGAGAAGATGTAGATTTATAAGTGAAAAATAGAGCAGAGAAAGAGGCAATAGACGTGAAGAAGAAATTGCTTGACTGATTGACTACAATGCTGCAACTGCTGtctttttataacaaaataaCATAGAAAACTTAATCTAAAAATTAGGAACTACCCCACAAAGTTTTCTCCTAAAAACTAGATAACAAAAATCACGTTAAACTATTTCCTAAGGACTAGGACAAACCTAAAAAGTAGGAGTTTTATTTACTAAAACTctaattattttttaagaaatttgTTAAGTCTCATTATCAACATGTTATCCAACTACTCTTTTTGGCTTGGTCCATTATGTATAAAactctaaaaaaaaattaagaaacttATTGTCTCATAATCAACATTGTTAGAAAACTATTTTATCTACAAAATTGTATGTCTCTTACGGAATTCAGATTCAGTCGTCCAAAGCAATTGCTGGTCTTAATGTTTTATCCCCTGTTCTTTATTGAAATTTACGATGGTATTAAATTTTACCTTTAGTTGCAGAATACACGGACATTGCCGGTAACGCTACAAGAGATGCAATTGAAGAGATGGAGATGAGATTTCCATTTCCTGATACCTTCAACAGGGGGTATGCAAGTTGAGATAAGTGGTAACTGGCCTCAAAGTTAGTAACCATCATGGTGTTGTAATCCTCGGCACCGAAGTCTATAACCTCCTTATATGTAATCACCCCAGCATTATTCACCTAAAATTTTGGCAATAGGGAAATTAAATACGACAAGTTAGATGAATAATTACATATTACAAGGAGAAGAAACAAAGGTAGATCAGCATGTATCCAAAAGAAAACTTTTTAAATCCTGTTATCCGTTCGCTAATTCTTGTCACTTTCATCGTTCATTGTCAGATCCAAGCATTTGATGATCATTCGGTTGTAGAAGAGTTCCTATTGGACTATTAATTTTCTTCGACAACATACATAATTCGATTTAGCAAAGAAGTATCTACAAGGGCCGATTTAGCTAGCAATGTACGGTACAGGGTTTATATGAACCCACTACTTTGAAGCAGAGCATAATTTATGTGTAAAAGTGTATTATAAtcgcaacaaataataaatatgaaCACATAATTTAAACTTGTTAAATCTTGGATCCGACTCGGATAGATTTACTTTGGTACATACCAAAATGTTGAGCCTCCCATTGAAATAAAGGGCAACAGTGTCCATAAGCTTCTCCCTCTCGGAACGTGACATAAGGTCGCATACGGTACCAGCTACTTGAAATCCCTTGCTCTTCCATTGTTCTAAGCATTCGTCAAGCTCTTTTTTATTACGTGAACATGTGTATATTGTTGCTCCAAAATATGCTAATTCTTCAACTATAGCATACCTAAAATAAACAAAATTCACCTTTATTAGCTATCTCACCGTCAATAGATCAGTACATTGAAAAGATTTGTCACCCACCCTATGCCTTTAGTGCCACCGGTAACAAGTGCAGTTGTGCCTTTGAGTGTCCACAACCTTCCCCTATCTTCGCCGCTAACTTGTGATTCAGCCATAAGCTTTTCGGTTTTTTCTAGAAATGGATGAGGGGTGGAGATGAACCAAACCAAATTGCTAAATAGTACAATCCGTACATTAGAAATTTGTGCAACAATAACTTGGGAGAAGAGAAGCTTCAATATTAaattagtggtggcaaaatggattAAAAAATAGTTATTCACCCATATTTTTAACTAAAATGATTTTTCgaaaaaacgggtcaaatatggataagaaccatattatccacttagaaaatgcaTAACCAATGAATAACTAATGGTTTAACTTTATAtatggaatttttacctcctataacaaaggttaacaccttatttcttttaaataaatatcatttaaaaaaattatattctatagatactttttaaggtttataggaaaatatttaattttggttacctcctagccctaagccactaaatacgctaatcagttacacttttttctttctcactctactttgatacatctcatTCTCTTCCCCCGTCCCATTAAAATTTCCGATCCCCTCCTCCTTCCACCGTATTTGTGCAAAGCCCATCTCCTAGATTCTTCAACACAATGAcccaatttaaaattttcaagaaactcAAACGCTTGTAGCTTTTTGAGCCATCATCAGGTGTACTTGGCTACTTTTTCTTCACTGTTTGCTTATTCTTGTATCTGTTTTTATTGGATTatagaaaagtaaacaaagggcCTCGTTTGTATCAGCAAAACATCCTTGTTTGCTACGTGGATTGGGCTCAATGGATCGTCTGTTCCATATAACAAGACTGAAAAGTTAGATTTTTTGGAAAAGGGAGCAGAAAATTGTGATCTTTTTTATGGGAATTGGGTTTAGGATAAAAGTTATCCACTGTATAAATCAAAGGATTGTAAGTTCTTGGATGAAGGCTTTCGTTGTTCTGAGAATGGTAGACCTGATAATTTTTATACTAAATGTCATTGGCAACCTAAAGATTGCAAAGACAGCAGTCGCCGACATATAATCCGGttggtttgttcttgaacaaagacgatggagtttggggttgagcaacttgattttctgttattatatttcaatgtattttcatgtatttcattgtattcattgtctttttttcattgtaattcaatgtgtctcgttgtattccatgtatttcattgtattcactatctttttttctcattgtatttcaatgtatcccgttgtattctatgtattttattCTATTCACTGTCTCGTTATATgacatgaatgtattcataagtttttttaattaatataatttatgtattcagatgtattatataatttctctaaagattgttatatttttggggtattttcggttgagaattttttttataactgaaaatacaaagtttgtgtgttataattgagtttgttgagttatattaggagtctattatgttaattgattcacttttcaTTTTAAAAAAGTGTAATtccctatttcacgccgtgaatacagttgaatacaataatctgtccaactgtaatcccatgtttcactccataaatacagtcaaatacactcgaatacaacaactgattagctggacttccctgattcacgcctatttttgctattgtatttatgaatacaatagcttaaatacatcaaatacatcttataacaacataaaaggtatctataatccgtaatatagcaaatggtatctatagatgactaattacttctaaaagatagtgctttatgaaaattttcctatttttaaaGACTCAAATTGGGGGCTTCTCAACTTTGGAAGACtagaaattctcccaaaagtaatcatattcaagaagctatggataatatggatatccatattattcgTCGGTTAACCCATTTcctatccgtattaaatatgagtcgggttggataatttatccatttttgcaTTACCCATTTTCGACCTGCTCATATCCGACTGACCCCCATATTTGCCACCTCTACATTAATTTAACCACATACATAATATAAGCTTCTGACTTTTTAAATAAACTATTTTAGGGTACATGCATTGCATGTATGCCTCGCGTCAAATAAATATGTAAACAAGACCAATATgcctattttttaattttttttcttatcaatttaGCATTGATATATTGTGATAATATCCATATATATTAACCTTGTATTACATTTGCAATTGTTTTTGAATTTGGAAGGAAAAATATTTAGGAGCATTTATAAAAATCTACagattttaaataagaaaaatgaatctAGTCATTAAGCTTATGTGATGAATCTATGTTTTGAGGCCTTACAAACCTATTTCTGTCTCACCTTGATTTACGTGTGTAGTCTGGGCGCGTAGCTagaaagccaatatgtgaaaatctgtgaaaatgatgaattttgaccttaaaatgaatttaagttgacttcggtcaatattttgggtaaatggacccggacccgtgatttgacggtcccggagggttcgtaggataatatgggacttggg is drawn from Nicotiana tabacum cultivar K326 chromosome 22, ASM71507v2, whole genome shotgun sequence and contains these coding sequences:
- the LOC142176433 gene encoding tropinone reductase 1-like isoform X1, with the translated sequence MAESQVSGEDRGRLWTLKGTTALVTGGTKGIGYAIVEELAYFGATIYTCSRNKKELDECLEQWKSKGFQVAGTVCDLMSRSEREKLMDTVALYFNGRLNILVNNAGVITYKEVIDFGAEDYNTMMVTNFEASYHLSQLAYPLLKVSGNGNLISISSIASLVALPAMSVYSATKAAMNQMTKNLACEWAKDNIRVNAVAPAIIATPLIEAAIKNPVQKEQVDKCIVRTPLGRPGKPNEISSIVAFLCFPAASYVTGQVIFADGGYTANGF
- the LOC142176433 gene encoding secreted RxLR effector protein 161-like isoform X2 codes for the protein MFADFKKSMMDEFEMFDLGKMHYFLGLEVVQSDDGIFVSQKKYVREILDRFKMQNCNLATTPVEFGLKLCKVGSEKKVDNIFYKQIVGSLMYLTTIRPDIMYVVSLISRYMESPTEIHLLAAKRILRYLQGTKDFVLFYKKGEKSDLIGFTDSDYARDQDDRRSISCYVFMLGTGAVSWSSKKQSIVTLSSTEAEFVAATTCACQAVWLRRILEELKFKQEKATTIFCVNNSSIKLSKNPVLHGRSKHIDVKYSTMKEQ